The Sebastes umbrosus isolate fSebUmb1 chromosome 24, fSebUmb1.pri, whole genome shotgun sequence genome contains the following window.
atgttctaaaagtgaaacttaatgcttgtgaacacaaagacaattaCATGttattggtttcacacaggatgcgaaACCCAGCAACCATAGGTGAAAACTCTGTGTtcagcacctgacttccgcttctgctccagtcataattactacggtcgctagaagTCGCTGtcttgttcttttataccttcatttgctgatctaccatgtgaatagatgataaaaacctactactgggtgtagtaggcccctactgacccacatctatgcgGCTTCTAGCAACcaataacacctatttaatggcctgacaacagtctaatcggctggcaTGACGATGTATGCGCCATTGACTCACACAGGAATAAGTCAGGTTTTGGATACAAAGACAATACTTTTTAGTAAGATCAACTCAATGTTGGTTGTTTAATATGATTTGTTGACATTAAgaaaattacagtatatcaacagccttatcctttaacttGCCGAGTTGTTGCGAGTGTTGAATAACGCACCTGCTGTCTGGTCGCTCACAAACTCGTATAATTTGAAGAAATCCTACAGCGTGCACCCATTCTTATTGGTACACGATGACCTCACAAATTCCCAGCACAGCTCCGCCCAACTTCAACTGGAAAAACACCTGTGCAGGTGTGCAGCGCCTTTAAAGATTAAGATGCTAATTTTAGCATAGGGCAAGTCTTTAGAGTGTCAGGTGGGATGGAGCATCGTCATGTTGTGATAAGAGAGCAGTTTTTAGTAATAGTTTAGTCTGGTGGGTGATGGGTCTTTAACACGGATAGCCGCGTACTCTGAAGCCTCCTCCTGCGGCCTCCGCGGCCGGGCAGCGGCCGCCGCTGGAAGCTGATGGTTGAGGGCAGCGTACACAACAGAACCCCCCTCGTCCGCCGCCGCGTTCCCCCgtctccctcttttctctttcaccTTGCCGTAAACGATCTCATTGCCTCTCGGTAACGGCGGCTCATCGGGCTGTGAGGGCGGCGTCTCCCTCCGGGTTGACCTCCGAGATGGCGGCGCAGAGGGGCTTCCTCTTGGCGAGGGCTGTCGGAAGGGTTGCTCGGCCATGGGGATTGCCatgtactgtaaaaaaaagcattttgcgTTAAAATGTTTGaagtactaaaaaaaaaattggatgtAAGTTTGAAATGTCTTACCTGATTTTCAGTTGGCGTCTCTTTCTTTGGTTTCCCtgcatgatgacattttggtgaAATTACTGCTTTTAGAGTCACAGTCATGTCCTGTATGGCATGTTTATTCAACACCTCACCTTTACACCCTCGCATTGAGACGACGGATATAATTATCACTATGATGACGAATGCAACAATCCCAGGAGCAACATACATGTACTTCCAAATATCTACTTCGGTGGGCTCAGAATCCACAGTTGTGTTGTTCTCCTGTGACACGTTGGTATGCCCGCCATCATCTATAACACAGTGTATATGATATGAAGATAGAgcttttgttcatttattagTCAGTAGCAGTTAGAAATATAAGCTGTGCAACGTGAACATTTCTTGGGTCAGTTCAGTCCAGTATAGATTCATACTCACCATGGACAGTGACGTTGATGTTATGACTCACACTGCTTCCATCTCCACACTGATACACACCTGAGTCGCTTCTGAGTAGTTTTTGGAAGATCAAAATTGATTTCCCTTTTAAATGGTCTGAAAGTTTCCATTCTGTTTTaatgtggctgctgctgctgacgttGACGGGAACAACAGCTTTCTCAAGTTTATACCAGGAGACTGTTGGTGGTGGATTGTTGCAGAAAGTGACAGTGCAGTCAATCTCAAGGTCTCCTCCAAGGTTACCTCCATAAATCGTGTTACGATGTACTTTAAGTTCAACTTCACAATCTTCACctgcaaaagaaaaataacaacaaacgcATACAGAATGGGTTAATTCATCCTTCCTTTACAGATGTGTTGTAGCAATTTAATGTGATACCAGCATGATGAAAGAATATGACATTAGAATGCACTTTAATACCTGTTTGGGTAACGCCAGCTAAAATAAGTTCAACTTCAAGACCGtgggcctataagccaagtatactaaaaaactaattaaacaaactgaaactgacatttcatttcatggaAACACAATTTGCATGAGAAGGAACTGAGAGTAAACCCCACCTAAATACAGCATCTCAAGGGGAACTTTAACCTCAAGTTACTTTGCGTAAATCACAAAATCTGCAACACTTGTGTCTCAATTTAACACCGGATATTGCTCTGTTCATGCATGTTGATCTagagttcattcttgaccttagaAAACAGCAGTTACAACCTCACCACAAGCTcaatttagtagctgttctggagctttcagtcATCACATGAGTGCTCCGTAAAACTGgaaatttaaatatgtttcCGTGACAACTGGGCTCGTCGCTGAGCTGTGAAAAATATGTATCTGCAAAATGTTAGCAAATAAAATCTGCTCTCAGCTTCCTGATGATGCATTTTTCATGTAAACCAATGCTTTTTTTAATggtttattttggtattttttattaACTACTGCTGTAACATAGAGGTAATATTTAACATGAATGACAATGATTTTGCTTTGTCCACTTTTAAATGTTTGGTTTCTCACTGCCACCAACGTGAGTCACAATTAAATAATACCTCCTCTGGCCTcaaaccacaaagaaacatttAAG
Protein-coding sequences here:
- the LOC119483705 gene encoding B- and T-lymphocyte attenuator-like isoform X4 produces the protein MTGRFLRGPIMRPHRCWAVLQVSILAGLLLTLNADGEDCEVELKVHRNTIYGGNLGGDLEIDCTVTFCNNPPPTVSWYKLEKAVVPVNVSSSSHIKTEWKLSDHLKGKSILIFQKLLRSDSGVYQCGDGSSVSHNINVTVHDDGGHTNVSQENNTTVDSEPTEVDIWKYMYVAPGIVAFVIIVIIISVVSMRGCKGKPKKETPTENQYMAIPMAEQPFRQPSPRGSPSAPPSRRSTRRETPPSQPDEPPLPRGNEIVYGKVKEKRGRRGNAAADEGGSVVYAALNHQLPAAAAARPRRPQEEASEYAAIRVKDPSPTRLNYY
- the LOC119483705 gene encoding B- and T-lymphocyte attenuator-like isoform X3: MTGRFLRGPIMRPHRCWAVLQVSILAGLLLTLNADGEDCEVELKVHRNTIYGGNLGGDLEIDCTVTFCNNPPPTVSWYKLEKAVVPVNVSSSSHIKTEWKLSDHLKGKSILIFQKLLRSDSGVYQCGDGSSVSHNINVTVHDCVIDDGGHTNVSQENNTTVDSEPTEVDIWKYMYVAPGIVAFVIIVIIISVVSMRGCKGKPKKETPTENQYMAIPMAEQPFRQPSPRGSPSAPPSRRSTRRETPPSQPDEPPLPRGNEIVYGKVKEKRGRRGNAAADEGGSVVYAALNHQLPAAAAARPRRPQEEASEYAAIRVKDPSPTRLNYY
- the LOC119483705 gene encoding uncharacterized protein LOC119483705 isoform X2, whose product is MTGRFLRGPIMRPHRCWAVLQVSILAGLLLTLNADGEDCEVELKVHRNTIYGGNLGGDLEIDCTVTFCNNPPPTVSWYKLEKAVVPVNVSSSSHIKTEWKLSDHLKGKSILIFQKLLRSDSGVYQCGDGSSVSHNINVTVHDDGGHTNVSQENNTTVDSEPTEVDIWKYMYVAPGIVAFVIIVIIISVVSMRGCKGEVLNKHAIQDMTVTLKAVISPKCHHAGKPKKETPTENQYMAIPMAEQPFRQPSPRGSPSAPPSRRSTRRETPPSQPDEPPLPRGNEIVYGKVKEKRGRRGNAAADEGGSVVYAALNHQLPAAAAARPRRPQEEASEYAAIRVKDPSPTRLNYY
- the LOC119483705 gene encoding uncharacterized protein LOC119483705 isoform X1; protein product: MTGRFLRGPIMRPHRCWAVLQVSILAGLLLTLNADGEDCEVELKVHRNTIYGGNLGGDLEIDCTVTFCNNPPPTVSWYKLEKAVVPVNVSSSSHIKTEWKLSDHLKGKSILIFQKLLRSDSGVYQCGDGSSVSHNINVTVHDCVIDDGGHTNVSQENNTTVDSEPTEVDIWKYMYVAPGIVAFVIIVIIISVVSMRGCKGEVLNKHAIQDMTVTLKAVISPKCHHAGKPKKETPTENQYMAIPMAEQPFRQPSPRGSPSAPPSRRSTRRETPPSQPDEPPLPRGNEIVYGKVKEKRGRRGNAAADEGGSVVYAALNHQLPAAAAARPRRPQEEASEYAAIRVKDPSPTRLNYY